A genomic segment from Micromonospora echinaurantiaca encodes:
- a CDS encoding universal stress protein: MAELGWALLALVAWLATGLVTAAVFVTRGGHRNLLWYLVGGLLGPLFVPIAVERGRAAPQRIDVRSRAPAPTGPGLRVLVGLDGSPDSDRALRAVANALTGTTSELVLVTVTDPDLVDREALAERQRARRMLDEAARTLPDGLADASTEIVAGHPVDAILAVADARDVDLLVIGRRGHGLDEKLLGNVAEDLAHRSSRAVLLGSLPGR, encoded by the coding sequence ATGGCTGAGCTGGGCTGGGCCCTGTTGGCGCTGGTGGCCTGGCTGGCGACGGGGCTGGTCACCGCTGCGGTCTTCGTCACCCGCGGCGGGCACCGCAACCTGCTCTGGTACCTCGTCGGTGGGCTGCTCGGCCCGCTCTTCGTGCCGATCGCGGTCGAGCGTGGTCGGGCCGCCCCGCAGCGGATCGACGTCCGCTCCCGGGCCCCGGCACCCACCGGGCCCGGCCTGCGCGTCCTGGTCGGCCTGGACGGCTCGCCCGACTCCGACCGGGCGCTGCGCGCCGTCGCGAACGCGCTGACCGGCACCACCAGTGAGCTGGTCCTGGTCACCGTCACCGACCCGGACCTGGTCGACCGCGAGGCGCTCGCGGAGCGCCAGCGGGCCCGCCGGATGCTGGACGAGGCCGCGCGCACTCTGCCGGACGGACTGGCCGACGCGAGCACGGAAATCGTGGCCGGCCACCCGGTCGATGCCATCCTGGCCGTCGCCGACGCCCGTGACGTCGACCTGCTGGTGATCGGTCGGCGGGGGCACGGGCTCGACGAGAAGCTGCTGGGCAACGTGGCGGAGGATCTGGCCCACCGCAGCAGCCGCGCCGTTCTGCTCGGCAGCCTGCCCGGCCGGTGA